The Pseudomonas sp. MH9.2 genomic interval GCACTTTGGTTGGAAATGATCGATTGTTTGCGTGCCTGAACCTGTTCGACATCGGTGTTCACGGCGCGGTGCAGGTTGCGGGTATTTTCCACGACCTGACGACGCAAGGCTTCGCGGCGCTGCTCGATCTGGCTCAGGCGTGCATAGGCTTCACGCACTTGTGAACTGGTCAAGCCACCACTGTAGATCGGAATGTTCAACTCAACGCCAACGCTGCGTTGTTCGACGTTGCCGCCATAATTCTGACCCGTGAAGTTGGGGTTGCTGAAACCCAGCGCGTCGTTATCCCCGCGCTTGTACGAAGCGACCGCATCGAGAGTCGGCGCATGCCCGGCTTTGCGTTGGCGCAGGGTTTCTTCAGCGGCGCTCACCGCGTAGTTACTGGCAAGCAGGTTCAGGTTCTGTTGCGACGCGGTGTCGACCCAGGCTTTGGCATCGTTGGGCGTTGGCGCCAACACGGGCAGGGTGTGGACGATGCCTTCGATGGCGTTGTAGTCGCGGTTGGTCAAGGTCACCAGCGCCTCGAACGCATCGTCTACCCGACGCTTGGCGGCGATTCGGTTGGCGCGCGCTGTGTCGTAACTGGCTTGGGATTGCAGTACGTCGGTCTTGTCCGACAGGCCAACGTCAAAGCGCTCGTTGGCTTGATCCAGTTGGCGCTTGAACGCGGCTTCTTCAGCCTTGGTCGAGGCCAGGGTGTCCTGGGCGCGCAGGACCTCGAAGTAGTCTTGCGCACTCTGCAAAATGAGGTTCTGCTCGGTCGCGGAAAGCTCCAGCGCCGCCTGCTCGTTGACGGCCTTGGCGGCCTGTAACTGGAACCAGCGATCCGCGCGGAAGATGGGCTGGCTCAATGTTGCTTGATAGGCCGTGCCGCTACGGGTAGCGGTCATTGAGGGCTGATCCATTTGAGTGCGGGTATTGCTGACACCCGCGCCTGCAGACAGGTTAGGCAGCAGACCGGCGCGAGCCTGGGGCACGATTTCCTTGCGGGCCGAGTAATCAGCGATAGCGGCAGCCAGGTCTGCGTTGTTATTCACGGCATCCTGGTACACGTTGACCAGGCCGGTCTTGGTCGGTATGGGCGCGTCTGCTGCCCAGGCCATTCCGTTGGAAGCACAAGACACGGCAAGCGCCAGTGAAAGTTTGCGCAGCATGAGACGTTCCCTAGAGTTGATAGTGCAATGAGGATGTGAAGATCGCTGCTACGGGGCACGATCCGCAACGCAGCGAGTGTAGTTCTCGGGGTTGCTCACAACAATCCTGTATATCCGCCATTTATCGAACGATATAAGAGGAAGTTGGCGTTCTGTCCATATCTTGCACTAGACTGGTCGGGTTCTTGTCGGGGTGCCTTGCTATGAGGCTGAGATCGGTTAATCCGGATCCCGTTGAACCTGATCAGGTTAACGCCTGCGTAGGGAACAAGATTTCTCGTCTCCCGGCGAGTCCTCTTGAGTGTCGTCCGGGGTCGATTGTTCAATAAATGAACAGTACGCCTCCTTTCTATACTCAGCGCCAGCCTTGGTGCGTCCGTGTCATTCAGGTTTGCTCCGACAATTAATCCGCCGCTGGATGATGCCTGGAGTGCCCGTGATGAGTAAAAAACTAAAAGACGCCACCAATTTGAGCGATTCGGCCAAGGTCGACTCGGGGTCAGTGCAGCCCTTTACCCGCTCGCAAAAAATCTATGTTCAGGGTTCGCGCCCGGACATTCTTGTGCCGATGCGTGAAGTGACTCTGGATGTGACGCCCACCGACTTTGGCGGCGAGATCAACGCGCCAGTGGTTATTTATGACACCTCGGGCCCTTACACCGATCCCAACGTGATCATCGACGTGCGCAAAGGCCTGGCAGACATCCGTTCGCCGTGGATTGAGTCGCGTAACGACACCGAGCGCCTGGCGGGGCTGAGCTCCAACTTTGGCCAGGAACGTCTGAGCGATGCCGAACTGACAGCCCTGCGCTTCGCCCATGTGCGCAACCCGCGCCGGGCCAAGGCCGGCGCCAACGTAAGCCAGATGCACTATGCGCGTCAGGGCATCATCACCGCCGAGATGGAATACGTCGCCATCCGCGAAAACATGAAACTTCAGGAAGCCCGCGCCGCCGGTCTGCTGACTCCGCAGCACGCGGGTCACAGCTTCGGCGCCAGTGTCCCGAAAGAAATCACCGCTGAATTCGTCCGTGACGAAATCGCCCGCGGTCGCGCGATCATTCCGGCCAACATCAACCACGTTGAACTGGAACCGATGATCATCGGCCGTAACTTCCTGGTGAAGATCAACGGCAACATCGGCAACAGCGCGCTGGGTTCTTCCATCGAAGAAGAAGTCGCCAAACTGACCTGGGGCATCCGCTGGGGTTCTGACACTGTCATGGACCTGTCCACCGGCAAACACATTCACGAAACCCGCGAATGGATCATCCGTAATTCGCCGGTCCCGATCGGCACCGTGCCGATTTATCAGGCGCTGGAAAAAGTCGACGGCGCGGCTGAGGACCTGACCTGGGAGCTGTTCCGCGACACCTTGATCGAGCAAGCCGAGCAGGGCGTCGACTACTTCACCATTCACGCTGGCGTGCTGTTGCGGTATGTACCGCTGACCGCCAAACGCGTGACCGGGATTGTGAGCCGTGGTGGTTCGATCATGGCCAAGTGGTGCCTTGCGCATCACCAGGAAAACTTCCTGTACACCCATTTCGAAGACATTTGCGAAATCATGAAGGCCTACGACGTCAGCTTCTCGCTGGGCGACGGCCTGCGTCCGGGCTCGATTGCCGATGCCAACGATGCGGCGCAATTCGGCGAGCTGGAAACCCTCGGCGAGCTGACCAAGATTGCCTGGAAGCATGACGTGCAGACCATGATCGAAGGCCCGGGCCATGTCCCGATGCAGCTGATCAAAGAGAACATGGACAAGCAGCTGGAATGCTGTGACGAGGCGCCGTTCTACACCCTCGGGCCGTTGACCACCGACATCGCACCGGGTTACGACCACATCACCTCGGGCATCGGTGCGGCCATGATCGGCTGGTTCGGTTGCGCCATGCTCTGCTACGTCACGCCTAAAGAACATTTGGGCTTGCCGAACAAGGATGACGTGAAGACCGGGATCATTACCTATAAAATCGCGGCCCACGCGGCGGACCTGGCCAAAGGGCACCCTGGCGCGCAGATTCGCGACAATGCCTTGAGCAAGGCGCGCTTCGAGTTTCGTTGGGAGGACCAGTTCAACCTCGGCCTCGATCCTGATACCGCACGCTCGTATCATGACGAAACCCTGCCGAAGGACTCGGCCAAGGTCGCGCACTTCTGCTCCATGTGCGGACCGAAGTTCTGCTCGATGAAAATTACCCAGGAAGTTCGGATATACGCCGCCAACCAGCACATCGAAACCGTGGATGCGGCCGTGCAGGAGGGCCTGCGAGAACAGGCCGAGCGCTTCAAGCAGGAAGGCAGTCAGCTGTACAAAAAAGTTTAAGTCTTTTGGCCTGAATGCGGGGTGTCTGACACCCCGCATCCGCGAAGAGGTCAGGCAAGGCACCAAAAAAACAAAGGGTTAACCCCTATCATCTGCTCCTCTGAGATAACCCCGTGAACCCTTCAACCAATACCTATTCCCCCGACGTCGCGGTGCCTGCGGGCAAGCGTGTGTTCGGCGGTCGTGATTTGTTTTCCCTGTGGTTTTCCCTCGGCATTGGCCTGATGGTCCTGCAAACCGGCGCGTTGCTGGCGCCGGGGCTGGGCTTGTCAGGGTCACTGCTGGCGATTTTTCTTGGCACCCTCGTCGGCGTTTTGCTGCTGGCCGCCGTTGGTGTGATCGGTAGCGATACCGGGCTTTCGGCCATGGCCGCGCTCAAGCTCAGCCTTGGCACCCGTGGCGCGTCGCTGCCAGCGGTGCTGAACCTGCTGCAATTGGTGGGTTGGGGCGCTTTCGAGATCATCATCATGCGTGACGCCGCCAGTCTGCTGGGCGCGCGTGCGTTTGCCGAGGGCAGTCTATGGGCTAACCCTCTGCTCTGGACGTTGTTCTTCGGCGCGCTGGCCACCTTGCTGGCGGTCAGCGGACCGCTGACTTTCGTCCGTCAGATACTGCGCAAGTGGGGCATCTGGCTACTGTTGGCTGCGTGTGTGTGGTTGACTTGGAACCTGCTGACCAAAACCGACTTGTCCGCACTCTGGTCGCGTGCCGGTGACGGTTCGATGCCGTTTGCCGTGGGTTTTGATATCGCCATTGCCATGCCGTTGTCCTGGCTGCCATTGATCGCCGACTACTCGCGGTTCGGCAAACGCGCCAAAAGTGTCTTTGGCGGCACAGCGCTGGGCTTCTTTATCGGCAATTTCTGGCTGATGAGCCTGGGCGTTGCCTACACCCTGGCGTTCGCGCCGAGCGGTGAAATCAATGCGTTGCTGCTGGCGTTGGCCGGTGCCGGACTGGGTATTCCACTGTTGCTGATTCTGCTCGACGAGTCAGAAAACGCGTTCGCCGATATTCACTCGGCGGCGGTGTCCAGCGGGATTCTGCTGCGTTTGAAGGTAGAGCATCTGGCATTGGCCATCGGTGTGATCTGCACCCTGATCGCCTGCTTTGCACCGCTGGCGCAGTACCAGAACTTCCTGCTGCTGATCGGCTCGGTGTTCGCACCGTTGTTCGGTGTGGTGTTGGTGGACCACTTCATCCAGCGTCGCCGCCGCAGCCAGATGGCAACAGTAGGCTTTCGCGGGATGACGCTGTTGGCCTGGCTGGGTGGCGTCAGCACCTATCACCTGCTGGCCAACATGTACCCTGACGTGGGTGCAACACTGCCAGCCCTGATTGTGGCTGGCGTGCTGCAACTGTTGCTGGGTCAGACATTCAACCGCGGCGCGGGAACAGTTCCGGCTTGAGGATGCCATTGAGCTGAAGGTAAGACATCTTCAGCTCAATGTGGCCGTTGGCATAAGGGGCAATCGTCGCCACCTCGTATTTTAGAATGACTCCGCCAGAGGTCAGGGCGACGTTAGGGGTTTTCTGGAACGGCCACGTCTTCACGAACGCGGGGTCCTGAGTGAACCGGGTGTTGATCATCCATTCTTTGTGGGCTTGCTGCGCTGTCAGCCAGAATGCCTCTTCCTGGCCCGGTAAAAGCATGTCTTGCAGGGTCAGTGCTCTGTGTTGCTGACGGGAGTAGTTGATGAATCCGCGACCGGGTGTTCCCTGTTCGTCACCGGTGTCCAGATAACTGGACAGTTCGACAATCACCAGACCGTCATGCTGGTCGCGTACCTTGGCTTGCAGATAGCTGCCGTTGTGGCTTTGCGCTTCACGCAGGAATTGTTCTTCATAGACTTTGAGCGACACCGGCAACGGTGCGTTCGGCGAGGTACGGGTCATTTTCAGCAAGGACTTCTCGACAAGACTGTCGAGCGTCGGCTCGCTCTGAAAATGCACCGTATCGACGTTCACCAGTGGGCAGTCAGCCACGGTGCAGCCCGGCTTGATCTGTTCCGAGGCATCACGCCGGACTTCAAGCGGTGCACGCATGTCGGGCTGGAACAGGCTCTGGCAGGCGCCCAGCATCAGTGCGATGCACGCGAGCGAAGTGATCCTCAAAATTGACATGTTGATCCTTGGCAGTAACAAAAAAAGCGAGTTGACGTGTTTCGACTGCAAGCAGCCCCATCAGTTCGCCACTAGGCTAATTAGAAGTTGTTTGCGACCTGGCCGTCTACCCCGGTTGCCCCAATGACTGGTTTAAAGGGCTGCATCCGGTGAAAGACCGCGCTAGGATGGCGCGAAGTCGACGTGGGCCAGTAGCGAGAACTATATGAGTGATACGACCAGATCCGTCCCGGTGGCGGTGGCAATTACGAAGCGTGAAAACTGCTTCAAGGGTTTTTACCGCCTCGACCGCATGCACCTGCGCCACGAGCTTTTCGGTGGCGGCATGAGCAACGAAATCAGCCGTGAGTTGTTTGTTCGTCACGATGCGGTGTGCGTGCTGCCCTACGATGCCAAGCGCGACGAGGTGGTCCTGATTGAGCAGTTTCGAGTCGGTGCACTGGGCAAGGTCGATAACCCGTGGTTGATTGAGCTGGTGGCCGGTCTGATCGACAAGGACGAGGAACCAGAAGAGGTTGCCCACCGCGAGGCAGAAGAGGAAGCTGGACTTACTTTCAGTGCGATGTTGCCGATCACCAAGTACTTTCCATCGCCGGGTGGCAGCAGTGAATACGTTCACCTGTACTTGGGGCATTGCGAAAGCGAGGGGCGGGAGGGTTACACGGGCTGGAAGCGGAAGGCGAGGATATTCGCGTGACGGTGTGGTCGCTGGACGATGCGCTACAGGCCGTACGTGATGGACGAATTTTCAACGCGGCCACTCTTATTGCATTGCAATGGCTGGCATTGAACCGTACTGAAGTCAGGGGGCAATGGTCGTGAACCTTGTGCGCGAGCGCTACCGTGTTGACCTTGTCGGGCTGCAAGCGGCCTGCGAGGCCAACTATGCGCGCTTGATGCGATTGCTCCCCGACATGCGCAACCAGCAACGCTCGCGTCGGGTGGCCGTCACCCAGGGCGATCAAATGCTCGGTGTGCTGGCCGTCGAAGTGCTGCTCGATTGTCCGTACACCACCACCCTGCAAGTGCGTCAGGAACACAGCCTGCCGTGGCTGCCGGTGCCCAAGCTCGAAGTGCAGGTCTATCACGACGCCCGCATGGCCGAAGTCATCGGCGCCGAACATGCCCGCCGGTTTCGCGGCATCTACCCTTATCCCAATGCCGCCATGCACCAGCCGGATGAAAAAGCCCAGCTCAACCTGTTTCTTGGGGAGTGGCTGAGCCATTGCCTGGCGTGCGGGCATGAGTTTGAAGTGGTGCGCTAAGGCGGCTGTGGAAGGGCTCTATTAAACAGCTACGCGCGGGGAGTTTTCCCCTGTCGCGCGCTGAAGTGACGTGAATCCATTACAGACTTACTGTTTTGTGGGGGCACTGCGGACGGCGATCAAATCATGCTTGAACAGACTAAATGATGCGGCCAACAGTACAGCGTCTTTAATAAGGAAAGAGGTAGCGCTGCCCATGGCAGGGAAACCGCCAGCAGATGCTTCCCATCCACTTGGTGTAGAAATGATGAGTGTCAAGGTAGTGAGGAACGTGACGACGGAGGCCGCGGCTGCGACGACAGAAACCCTTGGCATCCAGGCTCCGACCA includes:
- a CDS encoding YkgB family protein, whose product is MRWTLVLIFALFGYTKWFPYEAQSLIPLMSNSALFSWLYPAFGVQGASYALGVAEWAIGLGLVVGAWMPRVSVVAAAASVVTFLTTLTLIISTPSGWEASAGGFPAMGSATSFLIKDAVLLAASFSLFKHDLIAVRSAPTKQ
- a CDS encoding DUF3298 domain-containing protein → MSILRITSLACIALMLGACQSLFQPDMRAPLEVRRDASEQIKPGCTVADCPLVNVDTVHFQSEPTLDSLVEKSLLKMTRTSPNAPLPVSLKVYEEQFLREAQSHNGSYLQAKVRDQHDGLVIVELSSYLDTGDEQGTPGRGFINYSRQQHRALTLQDMLLPGQEEAFWLTAQQAHKEWMINTRFTQDPAFVKTWPFQKTPNVALTSGGVILKYEVATIAPYANGHIELKMSYLQLNGILKPELFPRRG
- the thiC gene encoding phosphomethylpyrimidine synthase ThiC, whose protein sequence is MSKKLKDATNLSDSAKVDSGSVQPFTRSQKIYVQGSRPDILVPMREVTLDVTPTDFGGEINAPVVIYDTSGPYTDPNVIIDVRKGLADIRSPWIESRNDTERLAGLSSNFGQERLSDAELTALRFAHVRNPRRAKAGANVSQMHYARQGIITAEMEYVAIRENMKLQEARAAGLLTPQHAGHSFGASVPKEITAEFVRDEIARGRAIIPANINHVELEPMIIGRNFLVKINGNIGNSALGSSIEEEVAKLTWGIRWGSDTVMDLSTGKHIHETREWIIRNSPVPIGTVPIYQALEKVDGAAEDLTWELFRDTLIEQAEQGVDYFTIHAGVLLRYVPLTAKRVTGIVSRGGSIMAKWCLAHHQENFLYTHFEDICEIMKAYDVSFSLGDGLRPGSIADANDAAQFGELETLGELTKIAWKHDVQTMIEGPGHVPMQLIKENMDKQLECCDEAPFYTLGPLTTDIAPGYDHITSGIGAAMIGWFGCAMLCYVTPKEHLGLPNKDDVKTGIITYKIAAHAADLAKGHPGAQIRDNALSKARFEFRWEDQFNLGLDPDTARSYHDETLPKDSAKVAHFCSMCGPKFCSMKITQEVRIYAANQHIETVDAAVQEGLREQAERFKQEGSQLYKKV
- the cytX gene encoding putative hydroxymethylpyrimidine transporter CytX, with translation MNPSTNTYSPDVAVPAGKRVFGGRDLFSLWFSLGIGLMVLQTGALLAPGLGLSGSLLAIFLGTLVGVLLLAAVGVIGSDTGLSAMAALKLSLGTRGASLPAVLNLLQLVGWGAFEIIIMRDAASLLGARAFAEGSLWANPLLWTLFFGALATLLAVSGPLTFVRQILRKWGIWLLLAACVWLTWNLLTKTDLSALWSRAGDGSMPFAVGFDIAIAMPLSWLPLIADYSRFGKRAKSVFGGTALGFFIGNFWLMSLGVAYTLAFAPSGEINALLLALAGAGLGIPLLLILLDESENAFADIHSAAVSSGILLRLKVEHLALAIGVICTLIACFAPLAQYQNFLLLIGSVFAPLFGVVLVDHFIQRRRRSQMATVGFRGMTLLAWLGGVSTYHLLANMYPDVGATLPALIVAGVLQLLLGQTFNRGAGTVPA
- a CDS encoding DUF1249 domain-containing protein, yielding MVVNLVRERYRVDLVGLQAACEANYARLMRLLPDMRNQQRSRRVAVTQGDQMLGVLAVEVLLDCPYTTTLQVRQEHSLPWLPVPKLEVQVYHDARMAEVIGAEHARRFRGIYPYPNAAMHQPDEKAQLNLFLGEWLSHCLACGHEFEVVR
- a CDS encoding TolC family outer membrane protein → MLRKLSLALAVSCASNGMAWAADAPIPTKTGLVNVYQDAVNNNADLAAAIADYSARKEIVPQARAGLLPNLSAGAGVSNTRTQMDQPSMTATRSGTAYQATLSQPIFRADRWFQLQAAKAVNEQAALELSATEQNLILQSAQDYFEVLRAQDTLASTKAEEAAFKRQLDQANERFDVGLSDKTDVLQSQASYDTARANRIAAKRRVDDAFEALVTLTNRDYNAIEGIVHTLPVLAPTPNDAKAWVDTASQQNLNLLASNYAVSAAEETLRQRKAGHAPTLDAVASYKRGDNDALGFSNPNFTGQNYGGNVEQRSVGVELNIPIYSGGLTSSQVREAYARLSQIEQRREALRRQVVENTRNLHRAVNTDVEQVQARKQSIISNQSALEATEVGYQVGTRNIVDVLDAQRQLYNSVRLYNNTRYDYLIDNLRLKQAAGTLSPADLQGLSRYLKADYNPDKDFLPPDLAKAAQKNLEKPLEY